The following are encoded in a window of Methylicorpusculum oleiharenae genomic DNA:
- a CDS encoding CopD family protein: MSLAITLHLLASVIWVGGMFFAYMALRPVAAQLLEAPMRLTLWAQVFERFFPYVWGSIIILLLTGLWITFSVLGGMGSAGMHVHTMLMLGIIMMLIFGHIYFAPFKRLKQAVETADWAMGGAKLGQIRMLIGINLCLGLLVVVIASMGRYW, from the coding sequence ATGTCTTTAGCTATTACTTTGCATCTTCTTGCCTCAGTTATCTGGGTGGGCGGTATGTTTTTCGCCTATATGGCGTTGCGCCCCGTTGCAGCCCAGTTGTTAGAGGCGCCCATGCGCTTGACCTTGTGGGCGCAAGTCTTCGAACGTTTCTTTCCCTATGTGTGGGGTTCGATCATCATTCTTTTATTGACCGGACTGTGGATTACTTTTTCAGTGCTGGGCGGGATGGGATCAGCCGGTATGCATGTGCATACAATGTTAATGCTGGGCATCATCATGATGCTTATCTTCGGACACATCTATTTTGCGCCCTTCAAACGCCTGAAACAGGCTGTTGAGACGGCTGACTGGGCGATGGGTGGCGCTAAGCTGGGCCAGATCCGAATGCTGATTGGCATTAACCTGTGCCTGGGTTTGCTGGTTGTTGTGATTGCCTCTATGGGACGCTATTGGTAA
- a CDS encoding TIGR03790 family protein, with the protein MNKIIMFFGGLLIACLSLSVNAVPLNPMLAPLSALTAKDIAIIVNDADPMSGQIADYYQRRRGVPADQVIHIRFNPKTKVLSRLEFAVQKKRVDEKTPAHVQAFVLTWMQPYRVDCMSITTAFAMGFDEAFCAEGCELTRKNPYFNSISSLPFRDYNLRPAMMLAGNSVKDVKALIDRGIAADFSQPKGSAYLLKTADKARSSRAVFFPKIAEGFKGVWPVFYMEKEFIKGQDDVMFYFTGLTQVPYINENRYPPGAIADHLTSAGGVLSGSKQMNILDWLKAGATASYGAVVEPCNFPPKFPHPGVLMANYLRGSSLIEAYWKSVGMPGQGVFVGEPLARPFAYPSK; encoded by the coding sequence ATGAATAAAATAATCATGTTCTTTGGCGGGCTGCTGATAGCCTGCCTGAGTCTTTCAGTCAATGCGGTGCCGCTTAATCCAATGTTGGCGCCGCTATCTGCTTTAACGGCAAAAGATATTGCGATTATCGTCAATGATGCCGATCCAATGAGCGGTCAAATTGCAGATTATTACCAGCGGCGCCGCGGCGTTCCGGCAGATCAGGTGATTCACATCCGGTTTAATCCAAAGACCAAGGTGCTTAGCCGGCTGGAATTTGCCGTGCAAAAAAAGCGGGTGGACGAAAAGACGCCGGCACATGTTCAGGCCTTTGTTCTGACCTGGATGCAGCCTTACCGGGTCGATTGCATGTCGATAACCACCGCTTTTGCGATGGGTTTTGACGAGGCATTTTGTGCGGAAGGGTGTGAGTTAACGCGCAAAAATCCCTATTTCAACTCGATCAGTTCTCTACCGTTTCGAGATTATAACTTGAGACCCGCCATGATGCTGGCCGGAAACAGTGTTAAGGATGTCAAAGCGCTGATAGACCGGGGTATTGCTGCAGACTTTTCCCAGCCTAAAGGGTCGGCCTATTTGTTGAAAACGGCTGATAAAGCCCGCAGTTCCCGCGCTGTCTTTTTTCCCAAGATTGCGGAAGGGTTTAAAGGGGTATGGCCGGTTTTTTATATGGAAAAGGAATTTATCAAAGGGCAGGACGATGTCATGTTTTATTTTACCGGATTGACTCAAGTGCCCTACATCAATGAAAACCGTTATCCGCCTGGGGCGATTGCCGATCATCTGACGTCTGCAGGCGGCGTTCTTTCCGGAAGCAAACAGATGAACATCCTGGACTGGTTAAAAGCAGGCGCAACAGCCAGTTACGGTGCGGTGGTCGAGCCCTGTAATTTCCCGCCCAAATTTCCGCATCCGGGCGTGCTGATGGCCAATTATCTGCGCGGCAGTTCGTTGATTGAAGCTTACTGGAAGAGTGTCGGCATGCCGGGGCAGGGCGTGTTTGTCGGAGAACCTTTGGCCCGGCCTTTTGCTTATCCATCCAAATAA
- a CDS encoding PepSY-associated TM helix domain-containing protein produces MQLIKYQATFRARWLVLHRYLALSAGLLMAIIGLTGSVSLYRDTLDTLFNPALAIGHSQDNYQSLDKLLDAVKKAHPDRHGAWTLEMPDASHDTVTAWFEKPYETTGQIYAPLMVSINPYTAEVVASRLWGQTAMTWLLDLHKQLAWDALGWQIVGGVGLLMILSVLSGLYLWWPARKQLFAIFSVQQKSLIKFAFDAHRLIGLLSALALLSLALTGLNLSFPQILESFTGSTGMSHGGNGPLILSTAVPNNRPVRLSEAAFIAKAPFPKAELRRITTPSGVDGTFQVNLRQNSEINQKHPFTMVWIDRWSGHIKEVRDPAKFSTGEKLMAWMWPLHTGEALGTSGRFIWFLAGISLFLLYVSGVMRWLHRHGWMRDQALNFSKFKTHALTIIVKLQRVMLMLWRLLGEFIRYATPIVLKALTAFSRKISLVWAECLRR; encoded by the coding sequence ATGCAGCTGATAAAATACCAGGCTACCTTTCGAGCCAGATGGCTAGTGCTGCACCGCTATTTGGCGTTGAGCGCAGGCTTGTTGATGGCGATCATCGGCCTCACGGGCAGTGTGTCTTTGTACCGGGATACGCTGGATACGCTGTTCAATCCGGCGCTCGCAATTGGGCATTCGCAGGACAATTATCAATCGCTGGATAAATTACTGGACGCCGTCAAAAAAGCGCATCCGGACCGTCACGGTGCCTGGACGCTTGAAATGCCGGATGCTTCGCATGACACCGTGACGGCCTGGTTTGAAAAACCCTATGAAACAACGGGGCAGATTTATGCGCCGTTAATGGTGTCTATCAATCCTTACACGGCCGAAGTGGTGGCAAGCCGCCTTTGGGGGCAAACCGCCATGACCTGGCTACTTGATTTGCATAAACAGTTGGCATGGGATGCATTAGGCTGGCAGATTGTGGGTGGGGTGGGTCTGTTAATGATCTTATCCGTTTTGTCCGGTCTTTATCTGTGGTGGCCTGCAAGAAAACAGCTGTTTGCGATTTTTTCAGTTCAACAGAAAAGTCTGATCAAATTTGCGTTTGATGCGCATCGATTGATAGGGCTATTGAGTGCCCTGGCATTGTTGAGTCTGGCATTGACCGGATTAAATTTGAGTTTTCCGCAAATACTGGAATCATTTACCGGATCGACAGGGATGAGTCATGGCGGTAACGGTCCTTTGATTCTGAGTACGGCTGTGCCGAATAATCGTCCGGTAAGATTGTCGGAAGCGGCATTCATCGCGAAAGCCCCGTTTCCAAAAGCAGAATTAAGACGAATTACAACGCCTTCCGGTGTTGACGGAACCTTTCAGGTTAATCTTCGGCAGAACAGTGAAATTAACCAAAAACACCCTTTTACGATGGTATGGATAGATCGTTGGAGCGGCCATATCAAGGAAGTACGCGATCCGGCCAAGTTTTCTACGGGTGAAAAGCTGATGGCCTGGATGTGGCCGTTGCATACCGGCGAAGCATTAGGCACCTCCGGTCGCTTCATCTGGTTTCTTGCCGGAATCAGCCTTTTTCTATTGTATGTCAGCGGCGTTATGCGCTGGTTACATCGTCATGGCTGGATGCGCGATCAAGCGCTGAATTTCTCGAAATTCAAAACCCACGCATTGACAATAATAGTCAAGTTGCAACGCGTTATGTTGATGCTCTGGCGTTTGTTGGGTGAGTTCATTCGTTACGCCACCCCGATTGTATTAAAGGCGTTGACAGCTTTTTCACGCAAGATAAGTTTGGTCTGGGCTGAGTGTCTGCGTCGCTAG